The proteins below are encoded in one region of Sphingobium yanoikuyae:
- a CDS encoding TonB-dependent receptor, with protein sequence MTRIFAASISLFALAIAGTAHAQQPLPEEEGGIVVTGQRAQLQRSIDQKRAALGIVDVTASDDMGQLPDKNVAEAVERLPGVGVQYDQGEGRYVAVRGVPSSLNGYTINGFEIGNPDGLDRRLPLDILSGQLLKQVEVAKVKTADLTGQGIGATINLVTQTAFDFDDRFIFQANGQVGYQELRKGDQPIKGDVTIGTRFGADEQFGILLGASYSDRTYSSYGIYPDDWTPDADAARGAVPVNIKYNDYRLKRERIGAAGSFDWRGESVQLYVRGIYSKFSEDEYRQRFRLDFSDIDWDANGLTGIASTSEQRSDLRLEYKEKSVLSFMAGGTADLTDNWSLDFGAARTRNEVIEPNQLWQFRGNPGAVAVDFSDKLFSAVPVDGYLDPSDLGFRQYSAQDEYGLEKTWQGRLDLTGKLPTIGQNSFIKFGANGRWTDKRFNSSNDVYGRGSSANRFTLDGLSGDTVIVKLGDGRNYFLGPVIDADLVDAYTQGKLGGAQFVLNEATSLANETLSDFDLSENVYAGYAMANLDFGALSVTGGLRVERTELDIDGYLLEGDVVRPTSGRTRYTNWLPSLVVRVTPSHDTVFRLAYSRSIGRPSYADLSPGGTVTVEGADEISVSSGNPALKPYVADNLDMSAEWYFAPGGLISVGAFAKFIRNPIFTQSYTINDGSFGGVAYDRINFSQTLNADKGDIIGLEAAWQQQFTFLPGLLSGLGMNLNLTLIDSSLRMPDRGTVAFPEQSKLLWGAQIFYQRGIVEASVAYHHTGRALLSAGDIRLNDQYNDDLRRLDAKIGVDVTKNVRLFAEGQNLTDEPTRQYQGGVRDWVIQNERYGRTFYVGASVKW encoded by the coding sequence ATGACCAGGATTTTTGCGGCATCCATCAGCCTGTTCGCACTCGCGATCGCCGGCACCGCCCATGCGCAGCAGCCGCTGCCCGAGGAGGAAGGCGGCATCGTCGTCACCGGCCAGCGCGCGCAGTTGCAGCGTTCCATCGACCAGAAGCGGGCAGCGCTGGGCATCGTCGATGTGACCGCGTCCGATGATATGGGCCAGCTGCCCGACAAGAATGTGGCCGAGGCGGTCGAGCGCCTGCCCGGCGTCGGCGTCCAATATGACCAGGGCGAGGGACGCTATGTCGCGGTGCGCGGCGTGCCCTCCAGCCTCAATGGCTATACCATCAACGGCTTCGAGATCGGCAATCCCGACGGACTCGATCGGCGCCTGCCGCTCGACATCCTGTCGGGTCAGCTCTTGAAGCAGGTGGAGGTCGCCAAGGTGAAGACCGCCGACCTGACCGGCCAGGGCATCGGCGCGACCATCAACCTCGTCACCCAGACCGCCTTCGACTTCGACGATCGCTTCATCTTCCAGGCGAATGGGCAGGTCGGCTATCAGGAACTGCGCAAGGGCGACCAGCCGATCAAGGGCGATGTCACCATCGGCACCCGCTTCGGCGCGGACGAACAGTTTGGCATCCTGCTGGGCGCCAGCTATTCCGACCGCACCTATAGCAGCTATGGCATCTATCCCGATGACTGGACGCCCGACGCCGATGCCGCGCGCGGGGCCGTGCCGGTCAACATCAAATATAATGACTATCGCCTCAAGCGCGAGCGGATCGGTGCGGCCGGCTCGTTCGACTGGCGCGGCGAGAGCGTCCAGCTCTATGTTCGCGGCATCTATTCCAAATTCTCCGAGGATGAATATCGCCAGCGCTTCCGGCTCGATTTCTCCGATATCGACTGGGACGCCAACGGCCTGACCGGTATTGCCTCCACCAGCGAGCAGCGTTCCGACCTGCGTCTGGAATATAAGGAAAAGTCGGTCCTGTCCTTCATGGCCGGCGGCACGGCGGACCTGACTGACAACTGGTCGCTTGATTTCGGCGCGGCGCGCACCCGCAACGAAGTGATCGAACCCAATCAGCTCTGGCAGTTCCGGGGCAATCCCGGCGCGGTAGCGGTCGATTTTTCGGACAAGCTGTTCAGCGCCGTGCCGGTCGACGGCTATCTCGATCCGTCGGACCTGGGCTTCCGCCAATATTCGGCGCAGGATGAATATGGCCTGGAAAAGACCTGGCAGGGCCGGCTCGACCTGACCGGCAAGCTGCCGACGATCGGCCAGAACAGCTTCATCAAGTTCGGTGCCAATGGCCGCTGGACCGACAAGCGCTTTAATTCCTCCAATGACGTCTATGGGCGCGGCAGCAGTGCCAACCGCTTCACCCTGGATGGCCTGTCGGGCGACACCGTCATCGTGAAGCTGGGCGATGGCCGCAATTATTTCCTCGGCCCGGTGATCGATGCCGACCTTGTCGATGCCTATACCCAGGGCAAGCTAGGCGGCGCGCAGTTCGTGCTCAACGAAGCGACCAGCCTGGCCAATGAAACGCTGAGCGATTTCGACCTCAGCGAGAATGTCTATGCCGGCTATGCCATGGCCAATCTCGACTTTGGCGCGCTGTCGGTCACGGGCGGCCTGCGGGTTGAGCGGACCGAACTGGACATTGACGGCTATCTGCTGGAAGGCGACGTCGTCCGCCCGACATCGGGCCGCACCCGCTATACCAACTGGCTGCCCAGCCTGGTGGTGCGCGTGACCCCGTCGCACGACACCGTCTTCCGCCTTGCCTATTCGCGCAGCATCGGCCGGCCCAGCTATGCCGACCTGTCGCCGGGCGGCACCGTCACGGTGGAGGGCGCGGACGAGATCAGCGTGTCGAGCGGCAATCCGGCGCTCAAGCCCTATGTCGCGGACAATCTCGACATGTCGGCTGAATGGTATTTCGCGCCCGGCGGCCTGATCAGCGTCGGCGCCTTCGCCAAGTTCATCCGCAACCCGATCTTCACGCAAAGCTATACCATCAATGACGGCAGCTTTGGCGGTGTCGCCTATGACCGGATCAATTTCAGCCAGACGCTCAACGCCGACAAGGGCGATATCATCGGCCTGGAAGCCGCCTGGCAGCAGCAGTTCACCTTCCTGCCGGGTCTGCTCTCGGGTCTTGGCATGAACCTCAACCTCACCCTGATCGACTCCAGCCTGCGCATGCCGGACCGTGGCACCGTTGCCTTCCCCGAACAGTCCAAGCTGCTCTGGGGGGCGCAGATCTTCTACCAGAGGGGTATCGTCGAAGCGTCGGTCGCCTATCATCATACCGGCCGCGCCTTGCTGTCGGCGGGTGATATCCGCCTCAATGACCAGTATAATGACGATCTGCGTCGTCTGGACGCGAAGATCGGGGTGGATGTGACGAAGAATGTGCGCCTCTTTGCCGAAGGGCAGAATCTGACCGACGAGCCGACCCGCCAATATCAGGGCGGCGTGCGCGACTGGGTGATCCAGAATGAACGCTATGGTCGCACCTTCTACGTCGGGGCCTCGGTCAAATGGTAA
- a CDS encoding GNAT family N-acetyltransferase: MVLHGVSDFDAACAQAGALRVEPLCLADALDSTALARAWERLEARADWPTQTRLFAATLNDLIAAGPSRIMTVWAGADLVALLPLCRDGGALARWRMIGARETYEPGDMLCNGTAAADALAGAIARLPHPLLLDRISAGSTLIPALARAVRRRGRLVVRPAMACPHIALDEGWRDPESRFNAGRRSDFRRARRKAEGCGLLQHETLAPDADNFDALFDEAVAVEALGWKSEAGTAIATDPRQAAIFRAFFRAVAQRGDLRISFLRIDGRAIAMQMAVLWNGRYWLFKIGHDATFNACSPGGLLMLHAIGWAAQARLHSFEFLGVAEPWIRKLWTQTEHDCVQLRTYPYNLRGAAAFAADAIVWSRQRLLRR, translated from the coding sequence ATGGTGCTGCACGGCGTATCGGATTTCGATGCTGCGTGCGCGCAGGCAGGCGCCTTGCGCGTCGAGCCGCTATGCCTTGCCGACGCGCTGGATTCGACCGCGCTTGCCCGCGCCTGGGAAAGGCTGGAGGCGCGCGCCGACTGGCCGACCCAGACCCGCCTGTTCGCCGCCACGCTGAACGACCTGATTGCTGCCGGGCCGAGCCGCATCATGACGGTCTGGGCGGGCGCCGATCTGGTCGCGCTGCTGCCGCTGTGCCGCGATGGTGGCGCACTGGCCCGCTGGCGGATGATCGGCGCGCGCGAAACCTATGAGCCGGGCGACATGCTGTGCAACGGGACGGCGGCGGCCGATGCGCTGGCCGGCGCGATCGCGCGCCTGCCCCATCCGCTGCTGCTCGATCGCATCTCCGCCGGGTCGACCCTGATCCCCGCATTGGCGCGGGCGGTGCGGCGGCGTGGGCGGCTGGTCGTGCGGCCGGCCATGGCCTGTCCCCATATCGCGCTGGACGAGGGCTGGCGCGACCCGGAAAGCCGCTTCAACGCCGGTCGTCGCTCCGACTTCCGCCGCGCCCGGCGCAAGGCGGAAGGGTGCGGCCTGCTCCAGCATGAGACGCTGGCGCCGGACGCGGACAATTTCGACGCCCTGTTCGACGAGGCCGTCGCGGTCGAGGCGCTGGGCTGGAAGAGCGAGGCGGGCACCGCCATCGCCACCGATCCGCGTCAGGCAGCGATCTTCCGCGCCTTCTTCCGTGCGGTGGCGCAGCGCGGCGACCTGCGCATCTCCTTCCTGCGGATCGACGGCCGCGCCATCGCGATGCAGATGGCGGTGCTGTGGAACGGCCGCTACTGGCTGTTCAAGATCGGCCATGATGCCACCTTCAACGCCTGTTCGCCGGGCGGGCTGCTGATGCTCCATGCCATCGGCTGGGCGGCGCAAGCGCGGCTGCACAGTTTCGAATTTCTCGGCGTTGCCGAACCCTGGATTCGCAAGCTCTGGACCCAGACGGAGCATGACTGCGTCCAGTTGCGCACCTATCCCTATAATCTGCGCGGCGCGGCGGCCTTTGCGGCGGACGCTATTGTCTGGTCGCGGCAACGGCTGCTGCGGCGGTGA
- the nusA gene encoding transcription termination factor NusA: MANAISANKAELIAIANSVASEKMIDKAIVIEAMEDAIQRAARARYGAENDIRAKLDPDSGDLRLWRVVEVVEVVEDYFKQVDLKQAAKLKKDAVVGDFIVDPLPAIDLGRIDAQSAKQVIFQKVRDAERERQFDEFKDRVGEIITGVVKSVEFGHVVVNLGRAEGVIRRDQQIPREVVRVGDRIRSVVLNVRRENRGPQIFLSRAHPEFMKKLFAQEVPEIYDGVITIMAAARDPGSRAKIGVISRDSSIDPVGACVGMKGSRVQAVVQEMQGEKIDIIPWSEDTATFVVNALQPAQVARVVIDEEEERIEVVVPDDQLSLAIGRRGQNVRLASQLTGKAIDIMTEADASEKRQKEFVSRSEMFQNELDVDETLSQLLVAEGFGELEEVAYVSVEELAGIEGFDEDLAAELQSRAQEALDRREQAAREERQALGVEDALADMPHLTEAMLVTLGKAGVKTLDDLADLATDELVQKKRVDQRRRKSDSGNEDKGGILAAYGLSDEQGNEIIMAARAHWFEGEEA; encoded by the coding sequence ATGGCCAACGCCATTTCCGCCAATAAGGCCGAGCTGATCGCGATTGCCAACAGCGTCGCCAGCGAGAAGATGATCGACAAGGCGATCGTCATCGAGGCGATGGAAGATGCGATCCAGCGCGCCGCCCGTGCCCGTTACGGCGCCGAGAATGACATCCGTGCCAAGCTGGACCCGGACAGCGGCGACCTGCGCCTGTGGCGCGTCGTCGAAGTCGTCGAGGTGGTCGAGGATTATTTCAAGCAGGTCGACCTCAAGCAGGCCGCCAAGCTGAAGAAGGATGCCGTGGTCGGCGACTTCATCGTCGATCCGCTGCCCGCGATCGACCTGGGCCGTATCGACGCCCAGTCGGCCAAGCAGGTGATCTTCCAGAAGGTCCGCGACGCCGAGCGTGAACGTCAGTTCGACGAGTTTAAGGACCGCGTGGGTGAAATCATCACCGGCGTCGTCAAGTCGGTCGAATTCGGCCATGTCGTCGTCAATCTGGGCCGCGCCGAAGGCGTGATCCGCCGCGACCAGCAGATCCCGCGCGAAGTGGTTCGCGTTGGCGATCGCATCCGTTCGGTCGTGCTGAACGTGCGCCGCGAAAATCGCGGTCCGCAGATCTTCCTCAGCCGCGCGCACCCCGAATTCATGAAGAAGCTGTTCGCGCAGGAAGTGCCGGAAATCTATGATGGCGTCATCACCATCATGGCCGCCGCCCGCGATCCGGGTTCGCGCGCCAAGATCGGCGTCATCAGCCGTGACAGCAGCATCGATCCGGTCGGCGCCTGCGTCGGCATGAAGGGTAGCCGCGTCCAAGCCGTCGTGCAGGAAATGCAGGGCGAAAAGATCGACATCATCCCCTGGTCGGAAGATACCGCGACCTTCGTCGTCAACGCGCTGCAGCCGGCCCAGGTCGCCCGCGTCGTCATCGACGAGGAAGAAGAGCGCATCGAAGTCGTCGTGCCCGACGATCAGCTGTCGCTCGCCATCGGCCGCCGCGGCCAGAATGTCCGCCTCGCCAGCCAGCTGACCGGCAAGGCGATCGACATCATGACCGAGGCCGACGCCAGCGAGAAGCGCCAGAAGGAATTCGTCAGCCGTTCGGAAATGTTCCAGAACGAGCTGGACGTGGACGAGACGCTGTCGCAGCTGCTGGTCGCCGAAGGCTTTGGCGAGCTGGAAGAAGTCGCCTATGTCAGCGTCGAGGAACTGGCCGGGATCGAAGGCTTCGACGAGGATCTGGCTGCCGAGCTGCAGAGCCGTGCGCAGGAAGCGCTCGACCGTCGCGAACAGGCCGCCCGTGAAGAGCGTCAGGCGCTGGGCGTCGAGGACGCGCTGGCCGACATGCCGCACCTCACCGAAGCGATGCTGGTCACGCTCGGCAAGGCCGGCGTCAAGACGCTCGACGATCTCGCCGACCTCGCCACCGACGAACTGGTGCAGAAGAAGCGCGTCGACCAGCGTCGTCGCAAGTCGGACAGCGGCAATGAGGACAAGGGCGGCATCCTGGCCGCCTATGGTCTGAGCGACGAGCAGGGCAATGAGATCATCATGGCCGCCCGCGCCCATTGGTTCGAAGGCGAGGAAGCGTAA
- a CDS encoding NADH:flavin oxidoreductase/NADH oxidase has protein sequence MSAPKLFQPFDVGGLALDNRIVIAPMCQYSAVDGQMNDWHLIHLGQLALSGAALLTIEATAVLPEGRISHADVGLWDDATQAAMQRVLDGVRRHSDMPIAIQLGHAGRKASTQVPWQGGAQIAPDAVNGWQTVAPSALPFTPGTHAPMALDKAGIDRLRDAFVAAAKRADAIGIDAVQLHGAHGYLLHQFLSPLSNQRDDDYGGSLENRMRLPLEIFDAARAALPAHKPVTMRVSGTDWVDGGWDIEQTVAFAKALEARGCSAIHVSSGGLDPRQDIPVGPSYQVPLARAVKQAVDMPVIAVGLITDFEQAEAIIGTGDADLIAIARTILYDPRWPWHAAAHLGASVKAAPQYLRCQPRQYRHLFDTPKG, from the coding sequence ATGAGCGCTCCCAAGCTGTTCCAGCCCTTCGATGTCGGCGGCCTTGCCCTCGACAACCGCATCGTGATTGCGCCGATGTGCCAATATTCCGCCGTCGACGGCCAGATGAACGACTGGCACCTCATTCATCTGGGCCAGCTTGCCCTGTCGGGCGCGGCGTTGCTGACGATCGAGGCGACCGCCGTGCTGCCCGAGGGGCGGATCAGCCATGCCGATGTCGGCCTGTGGGACGATGCGACGCAGGCGGCGATGCAGCGCGTGCTGGACGGCGTGCGGCGCCATAGCGACATGCCCATCGCGATCCAACTCGGCCATGCCGGGCGCAAGGCATCGACGCAGGTGCCATGGCAGGGCGGCGCGCAGATCGCGCCCGATGCGGTCAATGGCTGGCAGACGGTCGCCCCCTCCGCCCTGCCCTTCACGCCGGGCACCCATGCGCCGATGGCGCTGGACAAGGCCGGGATCGACCGGCTGCGCGACGCCTTCGTCGCGGCGGCAAAGCGGGCCGATGCAATCGGTATCGATGCGGTGCAGCTGCATGGCGCCCATGGCTATCTGCTGCACCAGTTCCTCTCGCCGCTCTCCAACCAGCGCGACGATGATTATGGCGGCAGCCTGGAAAACCGGATGCGGTTGCCGCTGGAGATTTTCGACGCGGCGCGCGCCGCCCTGCCCGCGCACAAGCCGGTGACGATGCGCGTGTCGGGCACCGATTGGGTCGATGGCGGCTGGGACATCGAGCAGACGGTCGCATTTGCCAAGGCGCTGGAGGCGCGCGGCTGCAGCGCCATCCATGTGTCGAGCGGCGGCCTCGACCCGCGTCAGGATATTCCGGTGGGTCCAAGCTATCAGGTGCCGCTGGCCCGCGCGGTCAAGCAGGCGGTCGACATGCCGGTGATCGCCGTCGGCCTGATCACCGATTTCGAGCAGGCGGAGGCGATCATCGGCACCGGCGACGCCGACCTGATCGCGATCGCCCGCACAATTCTCTATGATCCGCGCTGGCCCTGGCATGCCGCCGCCCATCTGGGCGCATCGGTGAAGGCCGCGCCGCAATATCTGCGCTGCCAGCCGCGCCAGTATCGCCATCTCTTCGACACGCCGAAGGGCTGA
- a CDS encoding DUF448 domain-containing protein: MTERKCILSGDRADPETLIRLAIGPEGQVMPDVRAKAPGRGAWIGVSRAELETALAKGKLKGALARAFKEGALEIPDNLPDLVEAGLRQDLLSRLGLEARASMLLTGSEKIDVACRKGMVKMLLHAADAGTDGNRKLDQALRVGQEAEGTDLAGIVLPVDRHALSMAMGRDNVVHIAVTDSRATVRLRAALGRLESYLGCATGAPVHGEQDSADAQAHEAAWNDASAAAPADDDVKG; this comes from the coding sequence ATGACCGAACGCAAATGCATATTGAGCGGCGACCGCGCCGATCCCGAAACGCTGATCCGCCTGGCCATCGGCCCTGAAGGACAGGTGATGCCCGACGTCCGCGCCAAGGCGCCGGGCCGGGGCGCCTGGATCGGCGTGTCGCGGGCCGAACTGGAAACGGCGCTGGCCAAGGGCAAGCTCAAGGGTGCGCTCGCCCGCGCCTTCAAGGAAGGCGCTCTTGAAATTCCCGACAATCTTCCCGATCTGGTAGAGGCCGGGCTGCGGCAGGATCTGCTCAGCCGCCTGGGGCTGGAGGCTCGCGCCTCCATGCTGCTGACCGGATCGGAAAAGATCGACGTCGCATGCCGCAAGGGCATGGTGAAAATGCTGCTCCATGCCGCCGATGCGGGCACGGACGGCAATCGAAAACTGGACCAGGCCTTGCGCGTGGGACAGGAAGCGGAAGGCACGGATCTTGCGGGCATCGTCTTGCCTGTGGACCGGCACGCCCTATCTATGGCAATGGGGCGCGACAATGTCGTCCATATCGCGGTGACCGACTCGCGGGCGACAGTGCGCCTGCGTGCGGCTCTGGGCCGCTTGGAAAGCTATCTGGGATGCGCTACCGGGGCGCCGGTGCATGGCGAGCAGGACTCCGCCGATGCGCAGGCGCATGAGGCTGCATGGAATGATGCGTCGGCGGCTGCGCCGGCTGATGATGATGTGAAGGGTTAA
- a CDS encoding pentapeptide repeat-containing protein — MTDIDALPARNGQQLARADIMALAGTPHALIDCDLEAAELAQLDLTGWQFERCNLRNADLAGATLERTRWQGCRGGGANFTGCDLSDAVLTGCDFNNVILRRARLEGARLAQCKLTGADLSDLRALEIDMTECLLIDARLPGLSFRKQLLSRIDFSQADLRKCDFRMASFEGCSLREAMLEGSRFEGADLRGADIGGVHLGDASRFRGATISRDQAGELLAELGLKVR; from the coding sequence ATGACCGACATCGATGCCCTGCCCGCGCGCAACGGGCAGCAACTGGCGCGCGCCGACATCATGGCGCTGGCGGGCACGCCCCATGCCCTGATCGACTGCGACCTGGAAGCGGCGGAACTGGCGCAGCTCGACCTTACCGGTTGGCAGTTCGAGCGCTGCAACCTGCGCAACGCCGATCTGGCCGGCGCCACGCTGGAACGCACCCGCTGGCAGGGCTGCCGCGGCGGCGGCGCGAATTTCACCGGCTGCGATCTCTCCGACGCGGTGCTGACCGGATGCGATTTCAACAATGTCATATTGCGGCGGGCGCGGCTGGAGGGCGCGCGACTGGCCCAGTGCAAGCTGACCGGCGCCGACCTGTCGGACCTGCGCGCGCTGGAGATCGACATGACCGAATGCCTGCTGATCGACGCGCGCCTGCCCGGCCTGTCCTTCCGCAAGCAGCTACTGAGCCGCATCGATTTTTCGCAGGCGGACCTGCGCAAATGCGATTTCCGCATGGCCAGTTTCGAAGGCTGCAGCCTGCGCGAGGCGATGCTGGAAGGCTCCCGGTTCGAGGGCGCCGACCTGCGCGGCGCGGACATAGGCGGCGTCCATCTGGGCGATGCCAGCCGCTTTCGTGGCGCCACCATCTCGCGCGACCAGGCCGGCGAACTGCTCGCCGAATTGGGGCTGAAGGTCCGCTGA
- a CDS encoding proline dehydrogenase family protein — protein sequence MRDTRYALPGALGRVIPAPDAPHAVAIARQQARAGAATTIGYFEGAGGDPSSIMAAYARVAQRARGLDLSLSVKAPPLRFDPVSLRELAQIARQSGLSLVFDAHGPQDADETLAAVERLLPDFPDTGIVLPARWQRSQADAVRLRDSSAPVRIVRGEWPDPAGDAVDPDAAYLALVEALAGRVAPVAIATHRPALADRALALLRNAGTPCSLEQLRGLPGRRCRAVARGQGVPVRLYVPFGPGWIPYALDRALARPYLLAWIWRDWTGRADP from the coding sequence TTGCGGGACACGCGTTATGCCCTGCCCGGTGCGCTGGGGCGGGTCATCCCGGCACCCGACGCCCCCCATGCCGTGGCGATCGCCCGGCAACAGGCCCGCGCCGGCGCTGCCACCACGATCGGCTATTTCGAAGGGGCGGGGGGTGATCCCTCGTCGATCATGGCCGCCTATGCGCGGGTGGCACAGCGGGCGCGCGGCCTGGACCTCAGCCTGTCGGTGAAGGCGCCGCCGCTGCGTTTCGATCCGGTCAGCCTGCGTGAACTGGCGCAGATTGCGCGCCAGTCCGGCCTGTCGCTGGTGTTCGACGCTCATGGCCCGCAGGATGCGGACGAGACGCTGGCGGCGGTCGAACGGCTGCTGCCCGACTTTCCCGATACCGGCATCGTCCTGCCCGCCCGTTGGCAGCGCAGTCAGGCCGACGCGGTCCGGCTGCGCGACAGCAGCGCGCCGGTCCGTATCGTGCGCGGGGAGTGGCCCGATCCGGCGGGCGATGCGGTCGATCCCGATGCCGCCTATCTGGCGCTGGTCGAAGCACTGGCCGGACGCGTGGCGCCGGTCGCGATCGCCACCCATCGCCCCGCGCTGGCCGACCGGGCGCTGGCCCTGCTGCGTAACGCCGGCACGCCGTGCAGCCTGGAACAGTTGCGGGGCCTTCCGGGCCGCCGCTGCCGGGCGGTGGCGCGGGGGCAGGGGGTGCCGGTGCGCCTCTATGTGCCGTTCGGTCCCGGCTGGATTCCCTATGCGCTGGACCGGGCGCTGGCCCGGCCCTATCTGCTGGCGTGGATATGGCGCGACTGGACAGGCCGCGCAGACCCCTGA
- a CDS encoding PQQ-dependent sugar dehydrogenase, whose amino-acid sequence MLRVMAVTLPLALLACSADDATGQNAGATAGEKPFKTSVIADFESPWAMTFLPDGRMLITEKAGEMILFDPKNGTKIPVAGIPKVDSEGQGALMDIVPSPTFAQDKKVYFSFSEVGQGDRAGGKGVALATGIFDQASDGTTRLADVKVIFLASDYVEGNGHYSGRIAFSPDGKYLFFTNGERQKFEPAQDPKSTLGKVLRLNLDGTPAAGNPLSAKGFNPAVWSYGHRNLLGIAFDKDGRLWEQEMGPKGGDEVNLIKPGLNYGYPRVSNGDHYDGRDIPDHKPGDGYEAPKVWWNPVISPGGLIYYSGDLFPQWKGSLFIGGLSSQSLVRVKLDGENAEKADQWDMGARIREVEQGPDGALWLLEDGGKSQGRLLKLTPKA is encoded by the coding sequence ATGCTGCGCGTGATGGCCGTCACTCTCCCCCTCGCCCTGCTGGCCTGTTCAGCCGACGATGCGACCGGCCAGAATGCCGGTGCGACCGCGGGGGAAAAGCCGTTCAAGACATCGGTGATCGCCGATTTCGAATCGCCCTGGGCGATGACCTTCCTGCCCGACGGGCGGATGCTGATCACCGAAAAGGCCGGTGAGATGATCCTGTTCGATCCGAAGAACGGCACCAAGATCCCGGTCGCCGGCATCCCCAAGGTCGACAGCGAGGGCCAGGGCGCGCTGATGGACATCGTCCCCTCCCCCACATTCGCGCAGGACAAGAAGGTCTATTTCAGCTTCTCCGAAGTGGGCCAGGGTGATCGTGCCGGCGGCAAGGGCGTGGCGCTGGCCACCGGCATCTTCGACCAGGCGAGCGACGGCACGACCAGGCTGGCCGACGTGAAGGTCATTTTCCTTGCCAGCGATTATGTCGAGGGCAATGGCCATTATTCGGGCCGCATCGCCTTCTCGCCCGATGGCAAATATCTCTTCTTCACCAATGGCGAGCGACAGAAGTTCGAGCCGGCGCAGGATCCCAAATCAACCCTGGGCAAGGTGCTACGCCTCAATCTGGACGGCACGCCGGCGGCGGGCAATCCGCTCAGCGCCAAGGGCTTCAACCCGGCGGTCTGGTCCTATGGCCATCGCAATCTGCTGGGCATCGCGTTCGACAAGGACGGGCGCCTGTGGGAACAGGAAATGGGCCCCAAGGGCGGCGACGAGGTCAATTTGATCAAGCCCGGCCTCAACTATGGCTATCCGCGCGTGTCGAACGGCGATCATTATGACGGCCGCGACATTCCCGATCACAAGCCTGGCGACGGCTATGAGGCGCCGAAGGTCTGGTGGAATCCGGTGATCTCGCCGGGCGGCCTGATCTATTATTCGGGCGACCTGTTCCCGCAATGGAAGGGATCGCTGTTCATCGGCGGCCTGTCGAGCCAGTCGCTGGTACGGGTAAAGCTGGACGGCGAGAATGCGGAAAAGGCCGATCAGTGGGACATGGGTGCCCGCATTCGCGAGGTCGAACAGGGGCCGGACGGCGCGCTGTGGCTGCTGGAGGATGGCGGCAAGTCGCAGGGCCGCCTGCTCAAGCTGACGCCCAAGGCATAG
- the rimP gene encoding ribosome maturation protein RimP yields MADIAELTALIEPEVKALGFDLVRIKLFGSGDEYTLQIMAEDPKTKQLVIEDCAAISRRLSDVMDEVDPIEEAYRLEVSSPGIDRPLTRLHDFLEWAGHEAKISATEVVEGRKSFRGILKGVEGEDILFQDAKAGDVTIPFALVGDAKLMLTDALISATMPLSSDGADEFETEE; encoded by the coding sequence ATGGCGGACATCGCCGAACTGACCGCATTGATCGAGCCCGAGGTAAAGGCCCTGGGGTTCGACCTCGTGCGCATCAAGCTGTTCGGATCGGGCGACGAATATACGCTGCAGATCATGGCCGAAGATCCGAAGACCAAGCAGTTGGTCATCGAGGATTGCGCCGCCATCTCGCGCCGCCTGTCCGACGTGATGGATGAAGTCGACCCGATCGAGGAAGCCTATCGTCTGGAAGTCAGCTCGCCCGGTATCGACCGGCCGCTGACCCGCCTGCACGATTTTCTCGAATGGGCGGGCCATGAAGCGAAGATTTCCGCGACCGAAGTGGTCGAGGGGCGCAAGAGCTTCCGTGGCATCCTCAAGGGCGTCGAGGGTGAGGATATCCTGTTCCAGGATGCCAAGGCCGGCGATGTCACCATCCCGTTCGCGCTGGTCGGCGATGCCAAGCTGATGCTGACCGATGCACTGATTTCTGCTACCATGCCGCTCTCCTCCGATGGGGCGGACGAGTTCGAAACCGAGGAATAA
- a CDS encoding tautomerase family protein, with amino-acid sequence MPFVDIRLAGSATREQKAAIVADVTQSLVERLGKPAAAVQIVISEVSTENYAAGGQLIADRAISPAREDANAADTPR; translated from the coding sequence ATGCCTTTCGTCGACATCCGCCTGGCCGGTAGCGCGACTCGCGAGCAGAAAGCCGCGATCGTTGCTGACGTCACCCAGTCGCTCGTGGAGCGGCTGGGAAAGCCGGCGGCTGCCGTCCAGATCGTGATCTCGGAAGTCTCGACCGAAAATTATGCGGCCGGCGGTCAGTTGATCGCCGACCGTGCAATTTCTCCAGCCAGGGAGGACGCCAATGCTGCGGACACTCCCCGATGA